The region AAAACTTTGGCTAGTCTTCGTGGGTGCGCTAAATGTTGGTAAGATGAAATTTTGCTTTGATGAGCGTATCCAGACAAATGCGATGGCAAATTTTACACAAATTTATGAGTATGAAAATTTACACATCAAAAAGGGCGAGCGTCTTGGAAATTTCGAGCTTGGCTCAACTATCGTCATACTTAGCGAAAAAGATGCGATCGAGTACAATCTCTTTGAAAACAAAGAGCTAAAATTTGCTGAAGCGATCGGCAGGATAAAAGAGTAATTATAAGAATTTTACAAGGTAAAAACCTTGTAAAATTTAGACATTAAACCTAAAGTGCATCACGTCGCCATCTTGCACGATGTAGTCTTTACCTTCAAGTCTCATCTTACCAGCCTCTTTGGCTCCGTTTTCGCCGCCATGTGCGATGTAGTCATCATAGCTTATCACTTCAGCTCTGATAAAGCCTCTCTCAAAGTCATTGTGTATGACGCTTGCTGCTTTTGGCGCTTTCCAGCCATTTGTGATCGTCCAAGCCCTTACTTCTACGACGCCAGCGGTGAAATAGCTTATCAAATTTAGCTTAGCAAAAGACGTTTTGATGATCTTCTCAAGTCCGCTCTCGCTCGTGCCAAGAGATGCCAAAAACTCGTGAGCCTCCTCATCGCTTAGACCTATTAGCTCCTCTTCAACCTTGGCGCAAAGCTTGATCACCTCGTGATCTGAGGCTTTAGCATACTCTTTTAACGCTTTTACAAATTTATTATCTTCGCTAAGTCCCTCTTCATCGACATTTGCGCCATAAACTACCTCTTTAGCACTTAGAAGCCTTAGCTCTTTGTTGAGTGCTAAAAACGCCTCACTATCTCTTTGCTCAAAGCTGCTTGCGCTTTTGCCATCATTTAGATGAGCTAAAAGCAAATTTGCTATCTCAAGCGCCTCTTTAGTGCCTTTTGCATTTGCTTTTGCCTCTCTTGTGAGCTTTTCTATCTTTTTATTTAGCTGCTCGATGTCAGCTAGTATCAGCTCGGTTTGGATGATCTCGATGTCTCTTACTGGATCGACGCTACCCTCGACGTGAGTGATGTTTTCGTCTTCAAAGCAGCGAACGATGTGTAAAATAAGCTCGGTTTCTCTGATGTTTGATAGAAATTTATTGCCAAGCCCCTCGCCAGAGCTAGCCCCTTTTACAAGACCTGCGATATCGACAAATTCGATGGTTGAGTATTGAATTTTATTAGGACTTACTATCTTTGCAAGCTCGTTTAGGCGTTTATCAGGCACTGGCACGATGGCTTTGTTTGGCTCGATAGTGCAAAATGGATAGTTCGCGCTCTCAGCATTTTGTGCCTTTGTAAGTGCGTTAAATGTTGTTGATTTGCCCACATTTGGTAGGCCTACTATTCCAACTGAAAGTCCCATCAATTCTCCTTGCTAAGTGCTTGTAAAAAGTATAAATTCATCCTCACACCAGCCCCGCTCGCACCTGCTTGGTTGTATCCCCAAGCCTTTTCGCGGTATGCTGGACCTGCGATATCAAGGTGTAGCCACTTGTCTTTATACTCATCTCTGATAAATTTGGCCAAAAACATGCCAGCTGTGATCGCGCCGCCATATCTGCTTGAGGCGCAGTTGCTAACGTCTGCGATCTGGCTTTTGATGAGCTCGCTAAGATAAGGGTTAAAATCAAGCGTTGTCGCTAGCTCGCCGCTATCTTTTATCTTGCTTTTAAACTCGCTTTTTAGGCTCTCGCTGTTGCCCATGATACCTGTTGTGTATTCGCCAAGTCCCACCACGCAAGCGCCAGTTAAGGTTGCCATGTCGATTAGGATGTCTGGCTTAAAGTCTTGTGCGTAGCTTAGGCAGTCAGCCAGCACCAAACGCCCCTCTGCATCGGTGTTTCTCACCTCTATGCTAACGCCGCTTCTTGAAATAAGCACGTCATCAGGCTTGTAGGCATTTCCACCGATCATATTTTCAGTGGCACCCAAAATGGCGTGAATTTCAAATGGTAAATTTAGCTCCGCTGCACCTTTTATGATGCCAAGAGCTGCTGCTGCGCCGCTTTTGTCTGATTTCATAGTAAGCATATAATCAGCCGGCTTTAAGCTAAGGCCGCCACTATCGTATGTTAGCCCTTTGCCAACAAAGATGATGCGTTTTTTAGATTTTTTAGGCTTGTAGGTTAGGTGGATGAGCCTTGGTTTATGCACGCTTGCGCGATTTACCGCCAAAAATGCATTCATATTCTCTTTAGCTAGAAATTTCTCGTCATAGACCTCGCACTTGATACTTGCGTGGCTTTTGGCTAAATTTTGCGCGTCCTCGGCCATCTTTTGTGGTGTGTAAATTTCTGGGATTTCATTTACGATATCTTTTGTGAAATTTGTAGCACTTGCTATTATCTCTGCCTCTTTAAAGCCCTCATTTGCAGCTTTTAGATCGACCTTTTTGCCAGCAAATTCTTCAGTAGAAAAGATGATCTCCTTAAGGGTGTATTTCTCTTTTTTTTCTTTATACTTGTTAAATTCATAGCTTCCAAGCAAAAAGCCCTCAGCTAGCGCTTCAAAGCCTAGTTTCTGGCACTGCGCTACGTAAGAAGCTAGCTTTATACTCTTAATATTTAGCGATTTTAGCGCATTATAAGCTTTAGCGGCTGCAACTCTGAGCTCGTCAAGATCAAGCTTAGAAAGTGGCACGTAAGCCCTTTTTGACTCGCTTAGGATAAGGACGCTCTCGCCTTTGTAATTGTTAAATTTAATAGCCTCTTTATCGCTTATAAATTTATGTTTTAAGTCCTTATCAACTACGAAAATTAGTTCAATATCAGCTTTTATATCTTTTAATTTTTTATCAACTATTTGAAACTGCATGTCTTCTGTCTCTCCTTTCGTTTAAAATTTTATTTTCGATGCGCTTAAATGCATAGATCAAAAGCCCCATAAATATAGCAACGACTGGGATAGCGACGTACCAGTGCTCTTTTGCTTCTTGCAAAAGCACAAGTATATGCTCGCCAAGTATCCAAGCAGGTATGGTAGTGATCGCCGCCCAGCACCAAGCGCTAATTAAATTTATAAAGGCGTATTTTTTAGCGTCATAGCCGGTAAGTCCTATGCAAAGCGGTATGATTACACGAAAGCCATACATATAGCGTTGCAAAAAGATGATCGGCCAGCCGTATTTTTTCAGCATTATGTGCGCCACTGCAAATTTTCTCCGCTGCGTGTGAAGCCTTTTTGCGATGTATTTTTTATTGTAACGGCCAAGGTAGAAGTAAATTTGATCTCCCACAAAGCCTCCAAGTCCAGCCACAAAGATAGCAAGTGCGATGTGCATGTGCGTGGTGTGAGCGAGAATTCCAGCCATTATTAAGGCCATCTCGCCCTCCATGATACACCAGACAAAAAGTATGATGTAGCCGTACTCTTTAAGCAGTTCTATAAAAAACTCTTCCATTCTAAACCTCTAAAACGCTGTAAATTTTAGTAAGCGACTTTAGCTTTTCGCTACCTTTTAGATCGACTAGATCTATGAGAAAGCACGCTTCTACGCAGGTTGCGTTAGTTTGATTGATAAGCTCAACTGAAGCCTTTGCAGTGCCTCCAGTAGCTATGAGATCGTCCATCAAAAGCACTCTAGCGCCCGCTTTTTCTCCAAAGGCATCGATGTGAATTTGCACTTCATCGACGCCATACTCTAGGCTATATTTTTGAGAAAGCGTGATAAAAGGCAGTTTTTTTGGCTTGCGAATAGGCACAAAAGGCAGCCTTAGCCTTGCTGCAAGCGCCGCGCCAAAGATGAAGCCACGAGACTCGATGCCAGCTATGTAGTCAATCTTTGCGTCCTCATATCTAGCCACCAAATGATCTATCAAAAAGTTAAATGCCTCTTTGTTATTTAGTAGCGTCGTGATGTCGCGAAAGACTATGCCAGGCTTTGGAAAGTCATTTATGCAGCGAATAGAGTTTAGTAAAAATTCTTTGCCTTTTTGATCTAAAATTTTCATAAATTTCCTTAAATTTGAGGTTATAGTAGCGCTTCGATCTTGCCTTCAAGCTCACGAATGCGTTGTCTTAGCTTGTCGTTTTCTAAGCGGTACTGGGAGTTTCTTGTGCGAAGTGAGGTTACGTCGTTTTTAGTTTTGTTTAGCTCGTCTGTCAAGATGTCGATGTTGCCTAGACTTCGTTGGAGTTGGATCTGAAATTTTCTTATGACGACCTCGGTATCTTGGAGATTATTTTTCATAAAATCTTTTGTCGCACGCTCTTTTTTTAGAAGCGTTTTGAAGTAAAAAACCATGACTGTTAGGTAGATCGCAGCACAAACAAGAGCGGTAAAAACGATCCACTCGCCTATCATTTGCCTGCCTCAAGCTCTATTTTTTTGACTCTTCTTTCGTGTCTGCCGCCTGCAAACTCAGTCTTTAAAAATGCTTCAACCGCCGAGATAGCTACACCTGCGCCAATAACCCTTGCGCCAAAAGCGATCACGTTTGCGTCGTTGTGCTCTCTTGCAAGTCTAGCGGTAAATTCGTCGTGGCAAAGGGCACATCTTACGTTTTCGTGCCTGTTTGCAGCTATTGATATGCCTATGCCTGTGCCACAAACTAGCACGCCGTAGCAGTTAGGCTCAAGCTTGCTCGCTAGCAAATGCGCATAATCAGGGTAATCAACGCTATTTTTATCGTTTGTGCCAAGATCAACTACTTCGTATCCAAGCCCTTTAATAGCCTCTTTAAGCTCGTTTTTTAGCTCAAAACCAGCGTGATCGCTAGCTAAGAAAACTTTGTCTATCTTCATGAAAAGTCCGTTAAATTTTTTGTTGATTATAGTCAAAGTTGCATTAAAATAAAATTTTACTCTCAGCCAAAATGAAGCTATAATTTACCAAAAATTTAAAGGAGAAAATGTGAAAAAAGTGCTCTTTTTAGTGGCTTCTACGCTAGCCTTTGCAAATGAAAATCTAATAGAGATCTACACAGATCAAACCATCATCACTCAAAAATTTAGCGACGCAAATAGCTCTTTTAGCGCCTTTGTGCCAGAGGGCGTGCAGAGTGAGAACATCACTATAAACGGGGATTGTGACGCGAATGCTTATCTAAAAAAGATCAGCGAAGAAAATAGCCCAAGTTACATAAAATGGAAGCAAGAAGTTGCAAATTTAAATAACAAGCTTGAGGCGCTAAATGCTAGAGGTAGGTTTATAGAGCAAGCTTTGGTAGGAGAAAATAAAAGTAACGATGTGACAAAAAGAGCTGATGAGTTTTATAAATTTAGCCTAGAAAATATCGAGAAAATTTCAGCTGCTAAAAGTGAGCTTGAAGCGCTTAAAGAAAATGAGCCAAAGAGCGAGATGGCTGGATTTTTGCAGCTTGATATGAAATTTGCTTGCGACCCAAAAGAGGCGACGCTTTCATATATGGATGATGAGGCCCCAAAGACGCTAAATGAAATTTATGCAGACACAAAAAACAAAAATATCTTGATAAAACAAGAAATTTTACTAACCAACCCATTTGCCAGCGATGTTAAAAATTTAAAGCTCGCCATCTATCCGACCAGATATCAAAAGGCGCTTGCTCCAAGCAAGTTTTACCCTTGGTACGAGGAGAGCGAGGCGGAGGCTGATGATGGTTACGGCGCTTCGAAAAATATGCTAAGAGCCGCGAAAGTCGCCGCTGAGGTCGCTGATATGCGTGTGCAAAGAGATGAGAATGAGTTTGCCAAAATTTGGAAGATAGATGGGATAAATTTAGCAAAAGGCGAGAGCAAATATATAACTTACGACACGCAAAAAATGGATGCAAATTTTAGCGTTTTTGCTGATTTTTACGGCTCGCTAAAGGCATATAACGTAGCTAGCTTTAAGCTAAATGATGATCTAACTCCAGCTAAAACGCAGTTTTATGTTAATGGTGTGAGTGTTGGCAGTCCAAGCGAATTTGAGATGAAAGCTAAAGATGAGCCCGTGCAGTTATTTTTAGGACAAAATGAGCTAATCGAGCTTAAAAAAGAGCGCTTAAATAAATTTAAAAAGAGCTCGTTTCTTGGCAAAGAGCGCATAAGCGAAGAGGGCTATGAGATAAGTGTCAAAAATAACTCAAGTAAAAGTGTCGATGTCACCTTGGTCGATCGCGTGCCAGTATCTGCCGACGAGGCAGTAAAGGTCGAGATAAAGGGCTTTGATAAAAAAGATATCGGCAAAGATGGCAAGGTGGAGCTTAAATTTAGCCTTGCGCCAAAAGAGGAATTTAAAAAAGAGTACTCTTATAAGATCACAAAGCCAAAAATTTAGAGCAAATTTGCTCTAAATTTAGCCATTTATAAAGGCGCTTGCGATATCTAAAACGTATCTTGTCGGATAAAAGATAGTATCTTTTAAAGGCGAGACGAGGATGATGATAAGGATGACAAAGCCATATCGCGAGATGCCCTCAAGCTTCTCTGCCAGTGCGTGAAAACCAAAATTTCTAAGCGCGTACTGGGTCGCGTGAAAGCCATCGAGTGGCGGTATCGGATAGAGGTTAAAGATAGCTAACATCAAATTTAAAAGCGCAAGCGTAAATAAAAACTGAAGTAAAATTTCAAAGGTTTCTATATTTAATAAAGCCTTTAGCACAAAAAGTGACAAGATGCCTAAGATGACGTTGTAGCAAATGCCAGCTAGACTTACGTAGATAGCTGCCTTATAGCCGCCATTTCGCACGACTGTGTAGGTATTTACAGGCACTGGTTTTGCCCAGCCAAACATCATACCAGTGCTTAGATAAAGCACCAGTGGCACGATGATAGTGCCAACAAGATCGATGTGTTTTATGGGATTTATGCTAAGTCTGCCAAGATTTTTTGCTGTGTTGTCGCCAAATTTATAAGCGACATATCCGTGCGCGATCTCGTGACCGACTATGGCGATTACTAAAGAGATGACGATAGTGGCGACTTTTATGGGATCAAAATTAGTGAAGTCCATCAACTTCTCCCTCTTTTAGAGCTTGTTTTGTGAAAAACTCATCATTTTCTATCGTATCTACAAAGCGTCCGATACGCTCCCAGCGCACATTGTAGTTATTGTCCCAGCTAAAATATATAAACCAAGGCTGACCGACTATGTCCTTGTAAGCCACGCTTCCCCAAAAACGGCTATCGTTTGAGTGGTCGCGGTTGTCGCCTATCATAAAGTACTCATCTTTTGGCACTTTGACGTAAAAAGCGTTAAAGTTAAAATTTGGATTTTGCGGTAGTGAGCTAATTAGCGCTGGCTTCATAAAGACGTTTGATTTGTTTGTATTTAGCATGAAAACCATCTGCTCAAATAAATTTACATTTTCATCGTAGTGGATGCCGCTAAATCTATATGGCTCTTTTATGAAAAGTTTGCCATCAAGCTCGGCTATATCGCTACATGAGTAACCAAATTTACTCTCTTTGCCATTTAAATTTTCACGGCAGTTTGCCTTTATGAAGCTATCTCCCTCTTTTGGGCGTAGATAGAGGGCTTTTTCAGTAAAAACGATCTCGTCCTCGCTAGTTGCAAAGCAGCGCTTTACAAAGTGAGTTTTATCATCGTTTGGATAGCGAAATACGACTATATCGCCCCTTGCAGGACCATCGCCTGTGATGAGATGCCCATTGTCATTTAGCTCAGGTAAAATTTTTACCTCAAGCCATGGAATTCTTGGTGTTGGTATGCCATAAACATACTTTTTAGCAAATAAAAAATCCCCAACCAAAAGCGTGTTTTTCATCGAACCAGACGGGATCACAAAGGCCTGAGCTACAAAGAAAATGACAAGCAAAACGATGATAACCGTGCCTGTCCAGCTCGAGCAAAAGTCATAAAATTTAGTAAAAGCTCTCTTCATTATCTCACTCTTTAATTTTTAGCTATCTTTGCTTGTGCAGCAAGGATTGTGTTGTTTAAAAGCATGGCTATGGTCATCGGACCAACGCCGCCAGGAACAGGCGTGATATATGAGCATTTTGGTGCGACCTCGTCAAAATCCACATCGCCCACAAGCCTGCCATCATCAAGTCTGTTTATGCCCACATCAACGACTACTGCGCCATCTTTTACCATATCAGCCTTTAAGAAAAATGGCTTACCGATGGCAGCAACGATGAGGTCGGCATTTTTGCAAATTTCTTTTAAATTTTTAGTCTTGCTATGTGTCACAGTAACCGTTGCAGAGGCATTTAGGAGTAAATTTGCCATAGGTTTGCCAACGATGTTGCTTCTGCCGATCACCACCGCATTTAGCCCAGCTACATCTATGCCATACTCTTTTAAAATCTCCATCACGCCAAGGGGTGTGCAAGGCACGAAGCCGTCAAGCCCGCTAACAAGCTTGCCAACATTTACAGCGTGAAAGCCATCTACATCTTTTCGTGGATCGATCGCTGCTAGCACGACGTTTGTGTCGATGTGCTTTGGCAGTGGCAATTGAACCAAGATGCCATGGATGCTATCGTCTAAATTTAGCACGTTTATAAGCGCAAGTAGCTCGTTTTGGGTTGTATTTTCACTTAGACGGTGAGCCACGCTTTTTATGCCGTATTCGTTGCAGGCTTTCTCTTTGGCTCTAACGTATGTTTGAGATGCCTTATCTTCACCGACCAAGACGACGGCTAAGGTTGGCTCGACACCAAATTTCTTTAGCTCATCAGCTCTTACTTTTACGCTTTCTTTGACCTTTAAAGATACGGCTTTTCCGTCTAAAATTTTCATATTCGATCCTTACTTAAAAGCTTTTTTAATCACAAGGGTGGTATCATACCTAAAAATAAATTAAATTTTTAAAAGAGAGGTTTATGAGGTCTGTTTTTTTGATTTTGTTTTTTTGCGTGGCGATTTTTGGAGCTGATTTTATCACAAAGACCGAGTACGCCAAGATGCTCTACCTAAATCCGCGTGGCATAGGCTGTGATAAATGTCACGGCGCAAAGGGCGAGGGCAGCCTAATCTCTAAATACAAGCACTTTGACAAAAAGGCAAACAAAACGGTCGATGATGAGCTTAGAGCGCCAAAGATAAATGATATAGATTTTGAAAGCTTTAAAGCAGCTCTTACAAAGCCAAAAGGCGTCATGCCAAGCTACTTTTTGACAGACGAGGAGACAACCATCCTTTATGAATACATCACAAATCAGATGAAACCTCCTGCAAAAGCGGCAAAAGTAGCACCAAAAAATTTAGCTAAGCCAGCTGCACCTGTCGCTACGCAAAAACAGCCAGAACCTGCCAAAACAGCCCCAAGCGCAAAAGCAGTAGAGCCAGCCAAGAGCGCTCCTGCAAAACCAGCTGAGCCAGCAAAGCCAGCTAGCACGCAGGCACCAAAACCGCCAGTAAAACCAGCAACAAATCAAAAAGATAATCAAAAGACAAATTTAAAAACACAAAATCAAAAGGATAAAAAATGACAAATAAAGAGGCATTTAGTGAAGCTAAAAAATATATCCCAGGCGGCGTAAATTCACCTGTTCGTGCATTTGGTAGCGTTGGAGGCGAGCCTGTGATGATAGATCATGCAAAGGGCGCTTATCTATACGACGTCGAGGGCAAAAAATACCTTGACTTCATCCAAAGCTGGGGTCCGCTCATCTTTGGTCACTGCGAAAAAGATATCGAAGAAGCGATCATCTCTGCTGTAAAACAAGGCGTTTCTTACGGCGCTCCCTCTCCAAAAGAGACCGCTCTAGCAAAGCTAATATGTGATGAGTTTAAACAAATAGATAAAATTCGCTTCGTTAGCTCTGGCACAGAGGCTACTATGAGCGCTATCAGAGTGGCTAGAGGATATGCCAAAAAAGACGGACTTATCAAATTTGAGGGCTGCTACCACGGACACAGCGACGCACTTCTTATCAAGGCAGGAAGTGGTGCTACTACATACGGCAACGCTTCAAGCGGCGGTGTGCCACAGGATGTTGTGAAAAATACATTTTTAGCTATCTACAATGATATAGAGAGTGTAAAAGCCATTTTTGAGAACAATAAAGACAAAATAGGCGTCGTCATAATCGAGCCAATCGCAGGAAATATGGGGCTTGTGCCAGCTGATAAGAAATTTTTACGTGAGCTTAGAGAGCTTTGCGATAAATTTGGCGCCGTACTTATACTTGATGAGGTTATGAGCGGTTTCAGGGCTTCTCGCCTTGGCTCATATCCATTTCACGAAGTAGATGCCGATCTTGTCACATTTGGCAAGGTCATAGGCGGAGGCATGAACGTCGCTGCATTTGGTGGCAAGGCCAAGATAATGGACTGCTTAAGCCCAGATGGTGCTGTCTATCAAGCAGGCACGCTAAGTGGCAACCCAGTGGCGATGAGCGCTGGCATAGCGGCAATTTCAAAGATAAATAGCGACGTAAATTTATACGCTAGACTTGAAAAACTAGCGAAAAGACTAATGGAGGGCTTCAAAGAGGCAGCAAAAAGCGCTGGCATCACTATCCAAACTGAGGTTCGCGGCTCTATGTTTGGCTACTTTTTTACTGATCATGCTGTAAAAAACTACGATGATGCGCTAAAGAGCGACACAAAACTCTTTGCTAAATTTCACCAAGCGATGCTTAGACGCGGAATTTATCTTGCACCTAGCCAGTTTGAGACTGGATTTATCTGCGATGCGATGAGTGAAGCGGATATCGATCTAGCGGTAAATGCAGCTAAAGAAGCATTTTTGGAGATAAAAGCTTAATGGCAAAATTTAAGATAAAAGATATCGTAGCAGGGGCTGAGCAGCTAAGCCTTGGCATTTCAATCGTAGTTGCGATCTTGCTTGGCACTGGGCTAGGCTATCTTGTAAAAAAGGCTACAAATTTCACGCCAGCACTTTGGATAGGCTTTGCTATTGGCATCGCAGCTGCTATTTTAAATGTCTATAAAGCCTATAAAGCGCAGGTTAAAAGCCTAGATGAGCTAAAGGACGAGACTAGATATAAAGGCTACACAAAAGACGATGATGACGAGGACGATTAGCAGGCTTTTTATTTGCTACTTTGCGCTTTGGCTAGCCCTTAGCGTGGTTGGCAAATTTATATCAAATCAATTTTTTATAAGCTCGCAAATTTCATTTTTTGCCTCGCTTATCATCCTAACGGCTAGCTTTTTTGCCTATAAAAATCGCATAAACTCAAGGCTAGAAAATGCAAGAGAGGAAATTTTAGCCAAGATAGAAGAGGACGAAGAAGATGAAGAAATTTTGCCCCAGAATGAGCCAAAAGAATTTAGCCTAAAAGATGAAAAAGCAAGGCTAAAAAAGCAGAAATTTTCATTTAAAGATAGGAGTTTTGTAGCGGCTTTTATGCCATATCGCTTGGTTGCGTATGCGATGCTTTTTTTTGGATTTATATTTTTAAAAAATGAAAATTTACTAAACGTGCCTGGCTTTTTAGTGGGGCTTGCTCCGATGCCAATTGGAGCTTTTATCTTTGGGATAATGCAAAATAATTTGAGAAAGGACGCAGATGGCAAGTAGCTTTAGGATCATTCGCTCGATGGGGCCGCTATTTTTAGGCATGAGCCTACTTTTTATAGGCAATGGCCTAGTCATCGCATCTTGTAGCGCGCTTCTTAAGCAAAATGGCGTAGGCGAGCTTGCGATTGGAGTAATTAACACTGGATTTTTCATAGGAGCGTTAATTAGCACGATCACAGCGCACAGGGTCATCTCAACCACTGGCCACATCAGAGCTTTTGCTATCTTTTCAGCTATATTTGCAGTCTCAGCCATGCTTCACGCCATAAGCCAAAATTTGATCTTTTGGGCGATACTGCGAGCCTTTTTGGGATACTGCTACTACGCACTTTTGATGGTTATAGAGAGCTGGCTAAATGCTAAAATTCCAAACAAGATAAGATCGCGCGTCATCGCCTTTTACGAGTGCGTTTTCTACACGAGCTTTGGACTTGGAATTTTGATCTTAGCGCTTGATCTTAGCGCATTTGAAATTTTCATCATCAGTGCAGCTTTTATCATGCTCTCAAGCATACCTTTAAATTTAATCCGCATCAACCAGCCTCAAATCCCGCAGCGCCAACCCATAAACATCCCTAAAATTTTTGGCATCGTCCCGCTAGCCCTTGTGGGAGCGCTTGTTGCGGGGTTAGCGATAAATGGCTTTTTTTCTATGGCAAGCCTCTTTGTCTTGCTTCAAGGATATAGTGCAAAAGAGGCGTCATTTTTCATGACTATAGCGATGGCTGGAGGCTTTTTGGCTCAAACATTTATCGGAGGCTTTTCAGATAGATATGGCAGACGCCCAGCGCTCTTGCTTTGCAGCGCTGTGGCATTAGTTAGCGCAGCACTCTTTTTGCTAAATGGCTCAAATTTGATCATTCAATACATACTTTCATTTTTCTTTGGCGGCGGAATTTTTTGCACATACGGACTTTCGCTTGCTAGGGCAAATGATGAGATCACAGACAAGACAAAGAGCGTCCAAGTGGCACGCGCGCTACTTTTTAGCTACTCTTTTGCCTCGCTTTTCTCGCCGCTTCTTATGAGCTATGCGATGAAAATTTTTGGCGCATTTGGCTTTATCTATGTCTATTTGGTGCTTTATGTTGGGCTTATTTTGTTTGCACTAACGCAAAAGACCATACCACAGCACATGAGGAAAGAGTACAACGACAGGCTCGTTGCAAGGACGGCTGGCATCGCGACTATTCAGCAAAATGGCAATTTTGCCGATAGAGAAAATAAAAAGTAGAAAATGGACGTAGTAAATTCTCTAAACATATCAAACACCTCGGTTCAAACTGGGCAAAACGCCGCTCAAAACGCGCCTGTCCGTAAAAACGAGGGTTCGCTTTTTAAAAATCAGCCAGCTCAGCCAGCTGGGACGCCAAGCGAGCAAACCGTCTCAAATGCCCTTGATAACGTTGGCAAGCTAGTTGCAAGGGTACTTGATGATCTAAAAAGTGCTTCAAGTCTTAGCAGGGCTGAGCAAATTTTATCTCAGGCAAAAGACACCAAGATCGCTCCAAATTTAGCTAGCGAGCTCTCTGACCTTGCCAAAAGCTTAGAGGCTGAAGCTGCGCAAAACGAAAGCCCTGAGATAAAGAGCCTTGCTCTAAAACTAAAAGAATTTCTAAAACCAATAGCTGATCTTAAAGCTGGCTCACTAAATGATCAGATCAAAAACTCTGGCGTCATGCTTGAAGCAAATTTAAAAGATGCACTTACTCCAGAGAAGCTGCC is a window of Campylobacter concisus DNA encoding:
- the ychF gene encoding redox-regulated ATPase YchF produces the protein MGLSVGIVGLPNVGKSTTFNALTKAQNAESANYPFCTIEPNKAIVPVPDKRLNELAKIVSPNKIQYSTIEFVDIAGLVKGASSGEGLGNKFLSNIRETELILHIVRCFEDENITHVEGSVDPVRDIEIIQTELILADIEQLNKKIEKLTREAKANAKGTKEALEIANLLLAHLNDGKSASSFEQRDSEAFLALNKELRLLSAKEVVYGANVDEEGLSEDNKFVKALKEYAKASDHEVIKLCAKVEEELIGLSDEEAHEFLASLGTSESGLEKIIKTSFAKLNLISYFTAGVVEVRAWTITNGWKAPKAASVIHNDFERGFIRAEVISYDDYIAHGGENGAKEAGKMRLEGKDYIVQDGDVMHFRFNV
- a CDS encoding leucyl aminopeptidase, giving the protein MQFQIVDKKLKDIKADIELIFVVDKDLKHKFISDKEAIKFNNYKGESVLILSESKRAYVPLSKLDLDELRVAAAKAYNALKSLNIKSIKLASYVAQCQKLGFEALAEGFLLGSYEFNKYKEKKEKYTLKEIIFSTEEFAGKKVDLKAANEGFKEAEIIASATNFTKDIVNEIPEIYTPQKMAEDAQNLAKSHASIKCEVYDEKFLAKENMNAFLAVNRASVHKPRLIHLTYKPKKSKKRIIFVGKGLTYDSGGLSLKPADYMLTMKSDKSGAAAALGIIKGAAELNLPFEIHAILGATENMIGGNAYKPDDVLISRSGVSIEVRNTDAEGRLVLADCLSYAQDFKPDILIDMATLTGACVVGLGEYTTGIMGNSESLKSEFKSKIKDSGELATTLDFNPYLSELIKSQIADVSNCASSRYGGAITAGMFLAKFIRDEYKDKWLHLDIAGPAYREKAWGYNQAGASGAGVRMNLYFLQALSKEN
- a CDS encoding DedA family protein — protein: MEEFFIELLKEYGYIILFVWCIMEGEMALIMAGILAHTTHMHIALAIFVAGLGGFVGDQIYFYLGRYNKKYIAKRLHTQRRKFAVAHIMLKKYGWPIIFLQRYMYGFRVIIPLCIGLTGYDAKKYAFINLISAWCWAAITTIPAWILGEHILVLLQEAKEHWYVAIPVVAIFMGLLIYAFKRIENKILNERRDRRHAVSNS
- the apt gene encoding adenine phosphoribosyltransferase; this encodes MKILDQKGKEFLLNSIRCINDFPKPGIVFRDITTLLNNKEAFNFLIDHLVARYEDAKIDYIAGIESRGFIFGAALAARLRLPFVPIRKPKKLPFITLSQKYSLEYGVDEVQIHIDAFGEKAGARVLLMDDLIATGGTAKASVELINQTNATCVEACFLIDLVDLKGSEKLKSLTKIYSVLEV
- the rpiB gene encoding ribose 5-phosphate isomerase B, producing MKIDKVFLASDHAGFELKNELKEAIKGLGYEVVDLGTNDKNSVDYPDYAHLLASKLEPNCYGVLVCGTGIGISIAANRHENVRCALCHDEFTARLAREHNDANVIAFGARVIGAGVAISAVEAFLKTEFAGGRHERRVKKIELEAGK
- a CDS encoding DUF4139 domain-containing protein, yielding MKKVLFLVASTLAFANENLIEIYTDQTIITQKFSDANSSFSAFVPEGVQSENITINGDCDANAYLKKISEENSPSYIKWKQEVANLNNKLEALNARGRFIEQALVGENKSNDVTKRADEFYKFSLENIEKISAAKSELEALKENEPKSEMAGFLQLDMKFACDPKEATLSYMDDEAPKTLNEIYADTKNKNILIKQEILLTNPFASDVKNLKLAIYPTRYQKALAPSKFYPWYEESEAEADDGYGASKNMLRAAKVAAEVADMRVQRDENEFAKIWKIDGINLAKGESKYITYDTQKMDANFSVFADFYGSLKAYNVASFKLNDDLTPAKTQFYVNGVSVGSPSEFEMKAKDEPVQLFLGQNELIELKKERLNKFKKSSFLGKERISEEGYEISVKNNSSKSVDVTLVDRVPVSADEAVKVEIKGFDKKDIGKDGKVELKFSLAPKEEFKKEYSYKITKPKI
- a CDS encoding site-2 protease family protein encodes the protein MDFTNFDPIKVATIVISLVIAIVGHEIAHGYVAYKFGDNTAKNLGRLSINPIKHIDLVGTIIVPLVLYLSTGMMFGWAKPVPVNTYTVVRNGGYKAAIYVSLAGICYNVILGILSLFVLKALLNIETFEILLQFLFTLALLNLMLAIFNLYPIPPLDGFHATQYALRNFGFHALAEKLEGISRYGFVILIIILVSPLKDTIFYPTRYVLDIASAFING
- the lepB gene encoding signal peptidase I; translated protein: MKRAFTKFYDFCSSWTGTVIIVLLVIFFVAQAFVIPSGSMKNTLLVGDFLFAKKYVYGIPTPRIPWLEVKILPELNDNGHLITGDGPARGDIVVFRYPNDDKTHFVKRCFATSEDEIVFTEKALYLRPKEGDSFIKANCRENLNGKESKFGYSCSDIAELDGKLFIKEPYRFSGIHYDENVNLFEQMVFMLNTNKSNVFMKPALISSLPQNPNFNFNAFYVKVPKDEYFMIGDNRDHSNDSRFWGSVAYKDIVGQPWFIYFSWDNNYNVRWERIGRFVDTIENDEFFTKQALKEGEVDGLH